AATGAGCTAAAACAAATCAAAAAGGAAGTGGCTCCCACCGAAATACTGCTCACCGTTGATGCCATGCTGGGTCAGGAATCGGTTAATGTGGCTGAAAAGTTCAATCAAGACCTTGACATAACGGGGGTGATTGTAACCAAGCTTGACGGCGACACAAGAGGGGGAGCTGCGCTCAGCATAAGAGAAGTTACGGGTAAACCCATAAAGTTTTGCGGTGTGGGTGAAAAAATCGGTGACATAGAACCGTTTTATCCCGACCGCATGGCTTCGCGTATTTTGGGTATGGGGGATGTCTTGACCCTAATTGAAAAGGCACAGGTTGCGGTAAGCGAAGAGGACACCAAAAAGCTTGAAAAGAAGTTTAGAGAAAACAACTTTAACTTTGAGGATTATCTCAGTCAGATGGAAAATATGAAAAAGATGGGCAACATAAACGACATGCTGGCGATGATTCCGGGGGCGGCGAGCAAACTCAAGGGCATGCAGGTTGATGAAAAGGAGCTTTTAAAAAACAAGGCGATAATTCAGAGTATGACCCAAAGGGAGAGGCGAAATCCTGATATAATAAAAGCCTCTCAAAAAAAGAGGATAGCTGCCGGTAGCGGCACGCAGATTCAGGATGTTAATAGGTTGCTTAAACAGTTTGAACAGACCAAAGACCTTATGAGGCAGATGCAAGGCGGCAAGAACATGCATAAGCTTAAGGGATTATTTGGATAAATCGGTCGACAGGTGGTGCACAAATATCATTCAACTAAGTATTTAAGGTAAGCGTGTATATGTATCTTTTCATTAAGGCTTCGGCGGCTTTGCCGCTTGCAAAACCTTCAAAGACACATATACACGCTTGCCTAGCCAACATATGACTTACAAAATTGTTTGCGTGATATATGTGTGCCACCTTAAAATAAAAAAAGTAAAAAAGGAGAAGAAAACATGGCTGTAAAAATAAGACTGACAAGACTTGGAGACAAAAAATCACCATTCTAT
The Christensenellaceae bacterium DNA segment above includes these coding regions:
- the ffh gene encoding signal recognition particle protein; translation: MALFESLSLRLNHIFSKLTKRGKLTELEIKDAMREVRVALLEADVNFAVAKKFVNIVSEKALGENILTSLTPGQQVIKIVNEELTALMGSKNTKLEVSDKPPTIVMMCGLQGAGKTTMCGKLAMMLKGQGKKPLLVAGDIYRPAAISQLQVVGKAAGAEVFEKGTQSPVKTAKQAIEYANKMAYDTVIIDTAGRLSINEELMNELKQIKKEVAPTEILLTVDAMLGQESVNVAEKFNQDLDITGVIVTKLDGDTRGGAALSIREVTGKPIKFCGVGEKIGDIEPFYPDRMASRILGMGDVLTLIEKAQVAVSEEDTKKLEKKFRENNFNFEDYLSQMENMKKMGNINDMLAMIPGAASKLKGMQVDEKELLKNKAIIQSMTQRERRNPDIIKASQKKRIAAGSGTQIQDVNRLLKQFEQTKDLMRQMQGGKNMHKLKGLFG